One segment of Corynebacterium atrinae DNA contains the following:
- a CDS encoding polyprenyl synthetase family protein, whose protein sequence is MTPDLDSRIGASLTLLEDFLASGRAQLPHDARLLAMAYDGVAEFSLGGKHLRSRLVHISAGDVVGEGLQAATVFGACVDLLHGAFLIHDDIIDRDDLRRGRPTIHAAVRDEYGDAHLGTSLAIVAGDLGINGALQLLLTSDLADDVVRRGMRLLSSAAHETITGEILDIAHLVEPDPDLEQVRLSNHLKTSEYSFGTPLKLGALAAGRDPASMKPIAHALGNAYQAADDIAGAVGDSEVTGKQTAGDVVNRRATLVTMRMDPEQPTDPQALAGIIRDVIAEGDSHLADARRLIDETDLAPGIRENLHHITNRIEGMLRTHA, encoded by the coding sequence GTGACCCCGGACCTCGATTCCCGGATCGGCGCTTCGCTGACGCTGCTGGAGGACTTCCTCGCGAGCGGCCGTGCCCAGCTCCCGCACGACGCCCGGCTGCTGGCGATGGCCTACGACGGTGTGGCCGAATTCTCCCTGGGCGGCAAACACCTGCGGTCCCGGCTCGTCCATATCTCCGCCGGGGACGTCGTCGGCGAAGGCCTCCAGGCCGCCACGGTGTTCGGGGCGTGCGTGGACCTGCTGCACGGGGCCTTCCTCATCCACGACGACATCATCGACCGCGACGACCTGCGCCGTGGCCGCCCGACCATCCACGCGGCGGTGCGGGACGAGTACGGGGACGCTCACCTGGGCACCTCGCTGGCCATCGTCGCCGGAGACTTGGGAATCAACGGCGCCCTCCAGCTGCTGCTCACCTCGGACCTGGCGGACGACGTCGTCCGCCGCGGCATGCGGTTGCTCTCCTCCGCGGCGCACGAGACGATCACCGGCGAGATCCTCGACATCGCCCACCTGGTGGAGCCGGACCCCGACCTGGAGCAGGTGCGGCTGAGCAACCACCTCAAGACCAGTGAATACAGCTTCGGCACCCCGCTCAAGCTCGGCGCCCTGGCGGCCGGGCGGGACCCGGCGTCGATGAAGCCGATCGCCCACGCGCTGGGCAACGCCTACCAGGCGGCCGACGACATCGCCGGCGCGGTGGGCGACAGCGAGGTCACCGGCAAGCAGACCGCCGGTGACGTGGTCAACCGGCGTGCGACGTTGGTGACCATGAGGATGGACCCCGAACAGCCGACTGACCCGCAGGCCCTGGCCGGGATCATCCGCGACGTCATCGCGGAGGGTGACTCCCACCTGGCGGATGCCCGCCGGCTCATCGACGAGACCGACCTGGCGCCCGGCATCCGGGAGAATCTGCACCACATCACGAACCGAATCGAAGGGATGCTGCGCACCCATGCCTGA
- a CDS encoding phytoene/squalene synthase family protein has translation MPEQTPPDRKQLGEFLDRYDRAAVKASHEVILSYSTSFSLATRLLGKQVRTDIRNLYAMVRIADEIVDGTARAAGLSPEETAAALDDYESAVLAAPARRFHVDPVLHAYALSARRCGFNPEHVTAFFSSMRRDLNQTTYDEQSFEDYVYGSAEVIGLLCLSAFLVDHPVTEEQRGRMEEGARSLGAAFQKINFLRDLAEDSGTLGRAYFPGLDDHELTEEHKAQLITDIRGDLAHARTVIPLLPLSARTGVLAAAELFGTLTDQLDELPTAELTRRRVSVPRRTKLAILARAVATARRMNPAT, from the coding sequence ATGCCTGAGCAGACGCCACCGGACCGGAAGCAGCTGGGGGAGTTCCTGGACCGCTACGACCGCGCGGCGGTCAAGGCCTCCCACGAGGTCATCCTGTCCTACTCCACGAGTTTCTCCCTGGCCACCCGCCTGCTGGGCAAGCAGGTGCGCACGGACATCCGCAACCTCTACGCCATGGTGCGCATCGCCGACGAAATCGTCGACGGGACGGCACGGGCGGCGGGTCTGAGCCCCGAGGAGACCGCCGCGGCACTGGACGACTACGAGAGCGCGGTCCTGGCCGCCCCCGCCCGGCGTTTCCACGTCGACCCGGTCCTGCACGCCTACGCGCTCAGCGCCCGCCGTTGCGGTTTCAACCCCGAGCATGTGACGGCTTTCTTCTCCTCCATGCGTCGGGACCTGAACCAGACGACCTACGACGAGCAGAGCTTCGAGGACTACGTCTACGGCTCCGCCGAGGTCATCGGCCTGCTATGCCTGTCGGCCTTCCTGGTGGACCATCCGGTCACGGAGGAGCAGCGCGGCCGGATGGAGGAGGGGGCGCGTTCCCTGGGCGCCGCCTTCCAGAAGATTAACTTCCTGCGCGACCTGGCAGAGGATTCCGGGACCCTGGGCCGCGCCTACTTCCCCGGCCTGGACGACCACGAGCTCACCGAGGAGCACAAGGCGCAGTTGATCACCGACATCCGCGGCGATCTCGCGCACGCCCGCACCGTCATCCCCCTGCTGCCGTTGTCCGCCCGCACCGGTGTGCTGGCGGCGGCGGAGCTCTTCGGCACGCTGACCGACCAGTTGGACGAGCTTCCCACGGCGGAGCTCACGCGCCGACGCGTCAGCGTGCCGCGCCGGACGAAACTCGCGATACTGGCGCGGGCGGTCGCCACCGCCCGGCGCATGAACCCCGCGACCTGA
- the crtI gene encoding phytoene desaturase family protein, whose translation MADNTPRSAAVIGAGVAGLATAALLAKQGMKVTVVERTDNVGGRAGDLTLDGHPGFRWDTGPSWYLMPDAFDHFFRLLGTTTEEEIDLVDLAPAYRVFPEGEAPVDVPSGVEAAVELFESIEPGAGQKLRDYLDSAGDTYRIAIERFLYTTFSATGPLLHRDVRQRLGKLARLLTQPLDSFVNARFRDHRLRQVLTYPAVFLSSRPETTPSMYHLMSHTDLVQGVRYPVGGFTSVIQAIHRQAVKHGAVVELDTEVTAITTRKEGRKDVASGVRVRRADGRVEEIGADIVVSGADLHHTETRLLPPKLRTYPEKYFASRDPGLGTVLVMAGVKGRLPQLTHHNLLFSRDWSEDFEAVFDGPVANRPLDASRSIYVSMPSASDPDVAPEDHENLFILVPVPAAEEIGHGDAYRGQASDRVQAIADAAVDQIAEWAGIPDLAERIVVRRTLGPADFAERFHAWRGGSIGPGHSLRQSAFLRGRNVSGKVDGLYYAGATTVPGVGVPMCLISAENVVKRLHGDTSPGPLPESGGARA comes from the coding sequence ATGGCAGACAACACCCCCCGCTCCGCCGCCGTGATCGGAGCCGGCGTCGCCGGATTGGCCACCGCCGCGCTCCTGGCCAAGCAGGGTATGAAGGTCACGGTCGTGGAGCGCACGGACAACGTCGGCGGCCGCGCCGGCGACTTGACGCTGGACGGGCACCCCGGTTTCCGCTGGGACACGGGCCCGTCCTGGTACCTCATGCCCGACGCCTTCGACCACTTCTTCCGGCTGCTGGGCACCACCACGGAGGAGGAGATCGACCTGGTCGACCTCGCTCCGGCCTACCGGGTGTTCCCCGAGGGGGAGGCCCCGGTGGACGTGCCCAGCGGCGTGGAGGCGGCCGTCGAATTGTTCGAGTCGATCGAACCCGGCGCGGGGCAGAAGCTGCGCGATTACCTCGACAGCGCCGGTGACACCTACCGGATCGCCATCGAGCGTTTCCTCTACACCACCTTCTCCGCGACGGGCCCGCTGCTGCACCGCGACGTGCGCCAGCGCCTGGGCAAGCTGGCCAGGCTGCTGACCCAGCCCCTGGATTCCTTCGTCAACGCCCGTTTCCGCGACCACCGGCTGCGCCAGGTGCTCACCTACCCGGCGGTGTTCCTGTCCTCGCGGCCGGAGACCACGCCCTCCATGTACCACCTGATGAGCCACACCGACCTGGTGCAGGGCGTGCGATACCCGGTCGGCGGCTTCACCTCCGTCATCCAGGCGATCCACCGTCAGGCGGTCAAGCACGGCGCGGTCGTTGAGCTGGACACCGAGGTCACCGCAATCACCACGCGGAAAGAAGGCCGCAAGGATGTGGCGAGTGGTGTGCGCGTCCGCCGCGCCGACGGCCGGGTCGAGGAGATCGGCGCCGACATCGTCGTCTCCGGCGCGGATCTCCACCACACCGAGACCCGTCTCCTGCCGCCGAAGTTGCGCACCTACCCGGAGAAGTACTTCGCCTCCCGCGATCCGGGGCTGGGAACCGTGCTGGTCATGGCGGGTGTGAAGGGCAGACTCCCGCAGCTGACCCACCACAACCTGCTGTTCAGCCGCGACTGGTCGGAGGACTTCGAGGCCGTTTTCGACGGGCCGGTGGCCAACCGCCCGCTGGACGCGTCCCGTTCCATCTACGTCTCCATGCCCTCGGCGTCCGACCCGGACGTGGCGCCCGAGGACCACGAGAACCTCTTCATCCTCGTGCCCGTCCCCGCGGCCGAGGAGATCGGGCACGGCGACGCCTACCGCGGGCAGGCCTCCGATCGGGTGCAGGCCATCGCCGACGCCGCCGTCGACCAGATCGCCGAGTGGGCGGGCATCCCGGACCTGGCCGAACGCATCGTCGTGCGCCGGACTCTGGGTCCGGCCGACTTCGCCGAGCGTTTCCACGCCTGGCGGGGCGGTTCCATCGGCCCCGGCCACTCGCTGCGCCAGTCGGCGTTCCTGCGCGGCCGCAACGTCTCCGGGAAGGTCGACGGCCTGTACTACGCGGGCGCCACCACCGTGCCCGGTGTGGGCGTGCCCATGTGCCTGATCTCCGCCGAGAACGTGGTCAAGCGTCTGCACGGCGACACCAGCCCGGGCCCGCTCCCGGAGTCGGGGGGCGCCCGTGCCTGA
- a CDS encoding lycopene cyclase domain-containing protein, translated as MPEFFEPFTYLTILLAVLVCMALCDWRWKLAFFLDARRAAVLSAAVVAAFLVWDALGIATGSFFRGGSSYMTGVVLAPEMPVEEPIFLFFLTYLTINLTTGARLLLDARGRRSA; from the coding sequence GTGCCTGAGTTCTTTGAGCCCTTCACCTATCTGACGATCCTCCTGGCCGTCCTGGTCTGTATGGCGTTGTGCGACTGGCGCTGGAAACTGGCCTTCTTCCTCGACGCCCGCCGCGCCGCCGTGCTCAGCGCGGCCGTCGTCGCGGCGTTCCTCGTCTGGGACGCCCTCGGCATCGCCACCGGATCCTTCTTCCGCGGCGGTTCCTCCTACATGACCGGGGTGGTCCTCGCCCCGGAGATGCCGGTGGAGGAGCCGATCTTCCTGTTCTTCCTCACCTACCTGACCATCAACCTCACGACCGGGGCGCGTCTGCTTCTCGACGCCCGCGGAAGGCGGTCCGCATGA
- a CDS encoding lycopene cyclase domain-containing protein gives MTYLLISLPFLILAAVLWVIRRGSAPRQVAVTAIVAAVLLVLTAVFDNLMIWAELVGYGDAQRLGLQVGLVPVEDFFYPLFVALIVPAFWPGRKKQHP, from the coding sequence ATGACCTACCTGCTCATCAGCCTGCCGTTCCTCATTCTCGCCGCGGTGCTGTGGGTCATCCGGCGCGGTTCCGCGCCCCGCCAGGTGGCGGTGACCGCGATCGTCGCCGCCGTGCTCCTGGTGCTCACCGCCGTCTTCGACAACCTCATGATCTGGGCGGAACTCGTCGGCTACGGCGACGCGCAGCGCCTCGGACTGCAGGTCGGCCTCGTGCCCGTCGAGGACTTCTTCTACCCGCTGTTCGTCGCACTGATCGTCCCCGCCTTCTGGCCGGGGAGAAAGAAGCAGCATCCATGA
- a CDS encoding prenyltransferase — MTTILGVLSASRPISWVNTAFPFGLAYLLAGGGLDWLFWVGVLFFLIPYNIAMYGINDVFDHESDIRNPRKGGVEGAVLPKSMHAPLLWASALTTVPFLIALYAAGTWTSALWLTVAMAAVIAYSAPPMRFKERPVLDSVTSSAHFVTPAIVGATITGGEAGTHFWFAAGAFFLWGMASHALGAVQDVKADREGGLSSIATAFGARLTTRLAAGAYLLAALLVFALPAPGWIVGIAGLGYVANTLRFWNITDATCEDVNRAWRVFLWLNYLVGAIVTITLAAVFIGI; from the coding sequence ATGACAACCATCCTCGGGGTGCTCTCCGCTTCCCGGCCCATCAGCTGGGTCAACACCGCCTTCCCCTTCGGCCTGGCCTACCTGCTGGCCGGCGGGGGACTGGACTGGCTGTTCTGGGTTGGCGTGCTCTTCTTCCTCATCCCCTACAACATTGCCATGTACGGGATCAACGACGTCTTCGACCACGAATCTGACATCCGCAACCCCCGCAAGGGCGGCGTCGAGGGTGCCGTCCTGCCGAAGTCGATGCACGCACCCCTGCTGTGGGCCTCGGCGCTGACGACCGTCCCCTTCCTGATCGCGCTGTACGCGGCCGGGACCTGGACCTCGGCGCTGTGGCTGACCGTCGCCATGGCGGCGGTGATCGCCTACTCCGCGCCTCCCATGCGGTTCAAGGAACGCCCCGTCCTGGATTCGGTGACCTCCTCGGCGCACTTCGTCACCCCGGCGATCGTCGGCGCCACCATCACCGGCGGCGAGGCGGGCACCCACTTCTGGTTCGCGGCCGGCGCCTTCTTCCTGTGGGGGATGGCCAGCCACGCGCTCGGCGCCGTGCAGGACGTCAAGGCGGACCGCGAGGGCGGGCTGAGTTCCATCGCCACCGCCTTCGGCGCCCGGCTGACCACCCGCCTGGCCGCCGGCGCCTACCTGCTGGCGGCGCTGCTGGTCTTCGCCCTGCCCGCCCCGGGGTGGATCGTGGGTATCGCGGGCCTGGGCTACGTGGCCAACACGCTGCGCTTCTGGAACATCACCGACGCCACCTGCGAGGACGTCAACCGCGCCTGGCGGGTCTTCCTCTGGCTGAACTACCTCGTCGGCGCGATCGTCACGATCACGCTGGCGGCGGTGTTCATCGGGATCTAG
- a CDS encoding IS6 family transposase, giving the protein MGIFSGRHFPREIILWAVRWYCRYGVSYRDLEEMMTERGVPVDHSTIYRWVQKYAPELDKQTRWYRQVPDWQARSWRVDETYIRVGGTWCYLYRAITAGGQTLDFYLSPKRNVAAAKRFLAKTLRSNTITGSPRVINTDKAPSLARAIAELKSEGICPQTVEHRQVKYLNNVIEGDHGRLKRILGPKGAFKNRTSAYRTLKGMEAMHSLRKGQGAMFAYGHPNPDAVIVSRIFETA; this is encoded by the coding sequence ATAGGCATCTTCTCCGGTCGTCATTTCCCCCGTGAAATCATCCTGTGGGCGGTGCGGTGGTACTGCCGCTACGGGGTGAGCTACCGCGATCTGGAAGAAATGATGACCGAACGCGGCGTACCGGTCGATCACAGCACCATCTACCGCTGGGTCCAGAAATATGCTCCTGAGCTGGATAAGCAGACTCGCTGGTACCGGCAGGTACCCGACTGGCAGGCCCGGTCCTGGCGGGTGGATGAGACCTATATCCGGGTCGGCGGCACGTGGTGCTATCTCTACCGGGCTATTACCGCCGGTGGGCAGACCCTGGATTTTTACCTGTCCCCAAAGCGTAACGTCGCCGCAGCGAAGCGTTTCCTGGCCAAGACCCTGAGGTCGAACACGATAACCGGGTCCCCGCGGGTGATCAACACCGATAAAGCACCCTCCCTGGCCAGGGCAATCGCCGAGTTGAAGTCAGAGGGAATCTGCCCTCAGACCGTGGAACACCGGCAGGTGAAATACCTCAATAACGTCATTGAAGGAGATCATGGGCGGCTGAAACGGATCCTCGGACCGAAGGGGGCGTTCAAAAACCGGACCTCGGCGTACCGGACGTTGAAAGGGATGGAAGCGATGCACTCATTACGGAAAGGCCAGGGCGCGATGTTTGCCTACGGGCACCCGAACCCAGACGCGGTGATCGTCAGCCGGATATTCGAGACAGCTTAA
- a CDS encoding Fic family protein, which translates to MMESSFPLPEYRPFPSFDEWEQVEVSLQDVIQSAERLAQVKKGTSSSSLEAALERTRRAAAVDTNAIEGIFQTDRGFTRTVAFQLEAWERQMEEKGQHVRPAFEDTLEGFEYVLDAVTGQVPITQQWIRELHAVLLRSQDSHEVHTAVGVQKQALRKGEYKAQPNRPTRPDETIHAYAPVEDTPAEMARFISELESENFQKADTVIQAAYAHYAFVCIHPFADGNGRVARTLASTFLYRDPGVPLLIYQDQRGDYIQALEMADDGDPRRLIRFIAERVTDTINLVITDLTRPTSAKSAADKLAEALRPTRVLPELHDAALRLQETLYTEIRSPLDEQAKKLDMKFDLFRSLNGRPPAPPTGYTAFADKYCLYLYFMSNSPKRIVEVLPLVLAARSGEEATSDLVVVTSADYRFDAFGRELEPVITESLRSRAKVFADGVVDLFLAQLAEAFKR; encoded by the coding sequence ATGATGGAATCAAGCTTTCCGCTTCCCGAATACCGACCCTTTCCCAGTTTTGATGAGTGGGAACAGGTTGAGGTCTCACTGCAAGATGTTATTCAATCAGCGGAGAGATTGGCCCAAGTAAAAAAAGGCACCTCTAGTTCGTCCTTGGAGGCTGCACTAGAGAGAACTAGACGTGCGGCAGCGGTTGATACCAATGCGATTGAAGGGATCTTCCAAACTGATCGAGGTTTCACTCGAACTGTGGCGTTTCAGCTCGAAGCCTGGGAAAGGCAAATGGAGGAGAAAGGCCAGCACGTCCGGCCAGCCTTTGAGGATACCCTCGAAGGGTTTGAGTATGTCCTTGACGCGGTTACAGGACAAGTTCCTATAACCCAGCAGTGGATTCGAGAACTGCATGCAGTACTACTGCGTAGTCAAGACAGCCACGAAGTCCACACCGCTGTTGGGGTTCAGAAGCAAGCTCTACGCAAGGGGGAGTATAAAGCTCAGCCGAATAGACCCACGCGTCCTGACGAGACTATTCACGCTTACGCCCCAGTCGAAGATACTCCGGCTGAGATGGCAAGATTTATATCTGAACTTGAGTCGGAGAATTTTCAAAAGGCCGATACGGTTATTCAGGCAGCCTATGCCCATTATGCTTTTGTATGCATTCATCCGTTCGCAGATGGAAACGGGAGGGTGGCTCGTACTTTAGCGAGCACTTTTCTCTACCGAGATCCTGGAGTTCCCCTCCTTATCTATCAGGATCAACGGGGAGACTATATCCAAGCTCTGGAAATGGCTGATGATGGTGATCCACGGCGACTCATCCGTTTTATTGCTGAACGAGTGACTGACACCATCAACTTGGTAATCACAGATCTCACTCGCCCTACTAGTGCGAAATCCGCAGCAGACAAGCTCGCAGAAGCATTGCGACCCACGCGTGTGCTGCCGGAATTGCACGATGCAGCTCTTCGGCTTCAGGAAACTCTTTATACAGAGATTCGATCCCCCCTAGACGAGCAGGCTAAAAAGCTGGATATGAAGTTTGACCTCTTTAGGTCCCTCAATGGCCGCCCCCCGGCTCCGCCAACGGGTTATACGGCCTTTGCGGATAAATATTGCCTATATCTATATTTCATGAGTAATTCTCCGAAGAGAATTGTCGAGGTCCTCCCTCTCGTGTTGGCAGCTAGAAGCGGTGAAGAGGCCACTAGTGATCTTGTGGTGGTGACTTCTGCTGACTATCGCTTCGATGCGTTTGGGCGGGAGCTTGAGCCAGTTATTACTGAAAGCTTGCGTAGCAGAGCGAAAGTTTTTGCGGATGGGGTAGTGGATCTCTTCTTGGCACAGCTAGCGGAGGCGTTTAAGCGCTAA
- a CDS encoding cadmium resistance transporter, producing the protein MRRTWVCHWTGECVVVTGLLSAIGLFIATNIDDIIVLSLFFARGAGQKGTTLRILAGQYLGFMGILAAAVLVTLGAGAFLPAEAIPYFGLIPLALGLWAAWQAWRSDDDDDDDAEIAGKKVGVLTVAGVTFANGGDNIGVYVPVFLNVDTAAVIIYCIVFLVLVAGLVLLAKFVATRPPIAEVLERWEHVLFPIVLIGLGIFILVSGGAFGL; encoded by the coding sequence ATGCGCCGTACCTGGGTGTGTCACTGGACAGGAGAGTGCGTAGTGGTAACCGGTCTACTGTCGGCGATTGGTCTGTTTATCGCCACCAATATCGACGACATCATCGTGCTCTCGCTGTTTTTTGCCCGCGGGGCGGGGCAAAAAGGGACCACGCTTCGGATTCTGGCTGGTCAGTACCTCGGCTTCATGGGCATCCTCGCGGCCGCAGTCCTGGTCACGCTGGGGGCAGGAGCATTCCTACCTGCTGAGGCGATCCCGTACTTCGGACTAATTCCCCTGGCCCTGGGACTATGGGCGGCCTGGCAGGCCTGGCGAAGCGATGATGACGACGATGATGATGCGGAGATCGCCGGGAAAAAGGTGGGTGTGCTGACCGTCGCCGGTGTGACGTTTGCCAACGGTGGCGACAATATCGGCGTCTACGTCCCGGTCTTCCTCAACGTGGACACTGCCGCCGTCATCATCTACTGCATCGTTTTCCTCGTCCTGGTGGCAGGCCTGGTCCTGCTGGCAAAGTTCGTGGCCACCCGCCCGCCCATCGCAGAAGTCCTTGAGCGCTGGGAGCACGTGCTGTTCCCGATCGTCCTGATCGGCCTGGGCATCTTCATCCTCGTCAGCGGCGGCGCCTTCGGCCTCTAA